A single genomic interval of Armigeres subalbatus isolate Guangzhou_Male chromosome 1, GZ_Asu_2, whole genome shotgun sequence harbors:
- the LOC134207071 gene encoding cell division cycle 5-like protein codes for MPRIMIKGGVWRNTEDEILKAAVMKYGKNQWSRIASLLHRKSAKQCKARWYEWLDPSIKKTEWSREEDEKLLHLAKLMPTQWRTIAPIIGRTAAQCLERYEYLLDQAQRKEEGEDGSMDDPRKLKPGEIDPNPETKPARPDPKDMDEDELEMLSEARARLANTQGKKAKRKAREKQLEEARRLAALQKRRELRAAGIGLGNRKRKLKGIDYNSEIPFEKTPAQGFYDTSEEFVVPIAADFSSLRQQQLDGELRTEKEARERKKDKEKLKQKKENDVPLAMLQNQEPAKKRSKLVLPEPQISDQELQQVVKLGRASEIAKEVASESGVETTDALLADYSITPQVAATPRTPAPVTDRILQEAQNMMALTHVDTPLKGGVNTPLAQSDFSGALPQSQVVATPNTVLATPFRSTRGPDGGATPAGFLTPGSGALVPVGATPAQPGATPNFVRDKLNINAEESMSVTETPAGYKNYQKQLKSSLKEGLALLPTPRNDYEIVVPENETDDPADDGTGGEPMVADQADVDDQRKQEQRARDAKELSLRSLVIQRELPRPLEINMTVLRPPNEMHGLTELQRAEELVKQEMVKMLNYDAIRNPVVNPQAPPIKKNPLSQHLAYLEQNPYDEIAEADLDSAKELLKEEMTVVKGGMAHGDLSLESYTQVWQECLSQVLYLPSQNRYTRANLASKKDRIESAEKRLEINRKHMAKEAKRCGKIEKKLKILTGGYQARAQALIKQFQDTNEQIEQNNLALSTFKFLASQEDLAIPKRLESLTEDVMRQTEREKALQKRYAQLTEEFRELFREETGPQHVEQPSYPQPFQHQHQRRQRHEKPRGMQNGRKEPEPEEEPEPEIQQPQEEEEEEKEDANEKEEEEEEQQQMVTEAVERHEEEFVQQPEQEEHSQVDEDAMDCQRDDEEQE; via the exons ATGCCACGAATTATGATAAAAGGTGGTGTCTGGAGGAACACAGAG GATGAAATCCTCAAAGCGGCGGTTATGAAATATGGCAAGAACCAGTGGTCGCGAATTGCCTCGCTGCTGCATCGGAAATCGGCCAAGCAGTGCAAGGCCCGATGGTATGAGTGGCTCGATCCGAGCATCAAGAAGACCGAGTGGTCCCGAGAGGAGGACGAGAAGTTGCTACATCTGGCCAAGCTGATGCCGACCCAGTGGCGCACGATTGCTCCCATTATCGGACGAACGGCGGCGCAGTGTTTGGAGCGGTATGAATATTTGCTGGATCAGGCACAGCGGAAGGAGGAGGGTGAAGATGGTTCGATGGACGATCCGCGGAAGCTAAAGCCGGGTGAGATTGATCCGAACCCGGAGACAAAACCGGCCAGACCCGATCCGAAGGATATGGACGAGGACGAGTTGGAGATGCTGTCCGAAGCCAGGGCCAGATTGGCCAATACGCAGGGTAAGAAAGCTAAGAGGAAGGCAAGAGAGAAACAGTTGGAAGAGGCGAGGCGGTTGGCTGCGCTGCAGAAAAGAAGAGAATTGCGAGCGGCTGGCATCGGTTTGGGTAACAGGAAAAGGAAATTGAAGGGGATCGACTACAATTCGGAGATTCCGTTTGAGAAGACTCCGGCACAGGGATTTTACGACACTTCTGAGGAGTTTGTGGTTCCGATTGCGGCGGACTTTTCTAGTTTGAGACAACAGCAGTTGGATGGAGAATTGAGAACGGAAAAGGAAGCCAGAGAACGTAAGAAGGATAAGGAAAAgttaaaacaaaagaaagagaaTGACGTACCGTTGGCGATGTTGCAGAATCAGGAACCGGCGAAAAAGCGTTCGAAGTTGGTTTTGCCGGAACCTCAGATTTCGGATCAGGAGTTGCAACAGGTCGTGAAACTGGGCCGTGCCAGTGAGATTGCCAAGGAAGTTGCTTCAGAGTCGGGAGTAGAAACGACGGATGCCTTGTTGGCGGATTACAGCATTACTCCACAGGTGGCGGCCACACCCAGAACTCCTGCTCCAGTAACTGATCGTATCTTACAGGAAGCTCAGAACATGATGGCGTTAACTCACGTGGATACGCCGTTGAAGGGTGGTGTGAACACTCCTTTGGCTCAGTCGGATTTCTCAGGAGCGCTTCCTCAGAGTCAAGTCGTTGCCACTCCAAACACAGTTCTGGCCACACCTTTCCGTTCGACTCGAGGCCCTGATGGAGGAGCCACCCCAGCAGGATTTTTAACTCCAGGTTCCGGAGCATTGGTGCCAGTTGGAGCTACTCCTGCACAGCCAGGAGCGACTCCAAACTTCGTTCGCGACAAACTAAATATCAATGCAGAGGAATCGATGTCCGTTACGGAAACTCCAGCTGGCTACAAAAACTACCAGAAGCAACTGAAATCATCTCTGAAGGAAGGACTCGCTTTACTGCCAACTCCTAGGAACGATTACGAAATTGTCGTCCCCGAAAACGAAACAGATGACCCAGCTGACGATGGCACCGGAGGGGAACCGATGGTTGCGGATCAAGCTGATGTGGACGATCAGCGAAAACAGGAACAACGTGCCCGCGATGCCAAGGAATTATCCCTCCGTTCGCTGGTCATTCAACGTGAGCTTCCACGCCCTCTAGAAATTAATATGACTGTTCTACGCCCTCCCAATGAAATGCACGGTCTGACCGAACTTCAACGCGCGGAGGAACTCGTCAAGCAGGAAATGGTGAAGATGCTCAACTATGACGCTATTCGAAATCCGGTTGTCAATCCCCAGGCTCCGCCCATCAAGAAGAACCCCTTATCTCAGCATCTCGCCTATTTGGAACAGAACCCGTACGATGAAATTGCCGAGGCAGACCTCGACAGCGCCAAAGAGCTTCTCAAGGAAGAAATGACCGTTGTCAAAGGCGGAATGGCACACGGAGACCTCTCACTCGAAAGCTACACCCAAGTCTGGCAGGAATGTCTCTCCCAGGTCCTGTACCTTCCCAGTCAAAATCGCTACACGCGCGCCAATTTAGCCAGCAAGAAAGACCGAATCGAATCGGCGGAAAAACGCCTTGAAATCAACCGCAAGCACATGGCCAAGGAAGCCAAGCGTTgcggaaaaatagaaaagaagctcaaaatcCTCACCGGTGGATATCAGGCGCGTGCCCAAGCACTCATCAAACAGTTCCAAGACACCAACGAACAGATCGAACAGAACAATCTGGCCCTGTCCACGTTCAAGTTTCTCGCCTCCCAGGAGGACCTGGCCATTCCGAAGCGACTGGAGTCGCTGACGGAGGACGTCATGAGGCAAACCGAGCGCGAGAAGGCCCTCCAGAAACGATACGCACAATTGACCGAGGAGTTCCGGGAGCTTTTTAGGGAGGAGACTGGGCCACAGCACGTGGAACAGCCGTCGTATCCACAACCGTTCCAGCATCAACATCAGCGCAGGCAGAGACACGAGAAACCGCGCGGAATGCAGAATGGAAGAAAGGAACCTGAGCCGGAGGAGGAACCTGAGCCGGAAATCCAGCAGCCACAAGAGGAGGAGGAAGAGGAGAAGGAGGATGCGAATGagaaggaggaggaggaggaggagcaGCAGCAAATGGTTACTGAAGCGGTTGAGCGTCACGAGGAGGAGTTTGTACAGCAACCGGAGCAGGAGGAACATTCTCAAGTGGATGAGGACGCTATGGATTGCCAGAGAGATGATGAAGAGCAAGAGTGA